From Paenibacillus sp. PK3_47, the proteins below share one genomic window:
- a CDS encoding MerR family transcriptional regulator, translating into MTTYSINEAAKLFNVTPHTLRYYDKEGLLPYIERTPGGKRVFKQSDLDSLKIIECLKQSGMPIKEIKHFIEWCSEGDSTLQQRYDMFLERKASVEAQMEELQRTMEVIEHKCRYYRAALDAGTEAIHKRSKII; encoded by the coding sequence ATGACAACCTATTCCATAAATGAAGCGGCAAAGCTGTTTAACGTGACACCCCATACATTGCGTTACTACGATAAGGAAGGGCTGCTGCCTTATATAGAAAGAACTCCCGGCGGAAAGCGGGTATTCAAACAATCCGATCTTGACTCCCTGAAAATCATTGAATGTCTGAAACAATCCGGGATGCCGATCAAGGAAATCAAACATTTCATTGAATGGTGCTCCGAGGGGGACTCCACACTGCAGCAGAGATATGACATGTTCCTGGAGCGGAAGGCGTCTGTGGAGGCACAGATGGAGGAATTGCAGCGGACGATGGAAGTGATTGAGCATAAATGCCGGTATTACAGGGCTGCACTGGACGCCGGCACGGAAGCAATTCATAAGCGCAGCAAAATTATATAG
- a CDS encoding NAD(P)-dependent alcohol dehydrogenase, whose translation MIQVQARATFSQEGPFKLTTIERRDLQPHDVLIEIKFAGICHSDIHTAHGEWGPVQYPLVPGHEIAGFVSQVGSEVTKYAVGDRVGVGCMVDSCRECDSCRKGEEQYCHKGNTGTYGSIDRYGHFTQGGYSTHIVVTEDFVVRIPDSIPLDKAAPLLCAGITTYSPLNHWGAGPGKKVAVVGLGGLGHMAVKIAHAMGAEVTVLSQTLKKKEDGLQLGADAYYATSDPETFKQLAGSFDLIVNTVSAQIDINAYLSLLALDGTLVNVGAPADPLAVNVFSLLGQRRSFAGSMIGGIRETQEMLDFCAEHNIASEIEVISANQIDEAWERVLASDVRYRFVIDISTMEQE comes from the coding sequence ATGATTCAAGTTCAAGCACGCGCCACATTCAGTCAGGAAGGTCCGTTCAAACTGACAACGATCGAACGCCGCGATCTCCAGCCGCATGATGTGCTGATTGAAATTAAATTCGCCGGGATCTGCCACTCTGATATTCATACTGCACACGGGGAGTGGGGACCTGTCCAATATCCGCTTGTTCCCGGACATGAGATTGCCGGATTTGTCAGCCAGGTAGGTTCAGAGGTTACCAAATATGCCGTTGGCGACCGGGTAGGGGTGGGCTGCATGGTCGACTCCTGCCGCGAATGCGACAGCTGCCGTAAGGGAGAGGAGCAGTACTGCCATAAAGGGAATACCGGAACCTACGGTTCGATCGACAGATACGGCCACTTTACCCAAGGCGGATATTCCACTCATATCGTCGTAACCGAAGATTTCGTAGTCCGGATTCCTGACAGTATTCCGCTGGACAAGGCTGCACCGCTGCTGTGTGCCGGAATTACAACGTACTCGCCGCTGAACCATTGGGGAGCAGGTCCTGGTAAAAAAGTAGCCGTAGTAGGGCTTGGCGGACTTGGGCACATGGCTGTAAAAATTGCTCATGCGATGGGAGCAGAGGTTACTGTACTATCCCAGACCCTGAAGAAGAAAGAGGATGGACTTCAGCTTGGTGCGGATGCCTATTATGCTACAAGCGATCCGGAAACCTTTAAGCAGCTTGCGGGTTCCTTCGATCTTATCGTAAACACGGTAAGCGCACAGATTGATATCAATGCCTATCTCTCACTCCTCGCGCTTGACGGAACATTGGTCAACGTCGGTGCACCTGCTGATCCGCTGGCGGTGAATGTATTCTCGCTGCTCGGCCAGCGCCGCTCGTTTGCCGGCTCGATGATCGGCGGCATCCGCGAAACGCAGGAAATGCTCGATTTCTGCGCGGAACACAATATCGCTTCTGAAATTGAAGTCATTTCTGCCAATCAGATTGATGAAGCCTGGGAGCGGGTGCTCGCCTCAGACGTCCGTTACCGGTTCGTCATTGATATCAGTACGATGGAGCAGGAGTAA
- a CDS encoding iron-sulfur cluster assembly accessory protein, which translates to MKCKINRNAAKVLKDMLNTPEAEGKKIRVIITQNHGNHGHYDVTLDTPTEHDEIVATDKDIEVLLDTREPLLDGVWIQYFYVPQEGFFITNPSTGFLEK; encoded by the coding sequence ATGAAATGTAAAATTAACCGTAATGCAGCTAAAGTTCTAAAAGATATGCTGAACACTCCGGAAGCGGAAGGCAAGAAAATCCGCGTAATCATTACCCAGAACCACGGAAACCACGGTCATTATGATGTGACTCTGGATACGCCGACAGAACATGATGAAATTGTCGCTACAGACAAGGACATCGAGGTACTGCTCGATACACGCGAGCCGCTGCTGGACGGCGTATGGATTCAGTATTTCTACGTGCCTCAGGAAGGCTTCTTCATCACGAATCCTTCTACCGGATTTCTTGAGAAGTAA
- a CDS encoding DNRLRE domain-containing protein: MALSSLFTGSARKASAAAEEIFPAAEDVFVSNFSGQGNSLGTSLNIAKLIFGKSRHAYLKFDLSSIDTSKYDIEEMSMTLSFRKSHSPNELIFTESESVLRDTGAEWTVTNVTYNNRPLEMPGSPVVTRQVLSGGEENLNVDLSPIFRNALRNGRKTVTLHLTTAKVEDSTVSASELYSSRNTSGHRGPSLTVTLGDPAVNDGADRTLLHALIAKANQLFETDYTEGSWAVLLSALRTAKELSMNPAAQSEIDQAALTLQTAMNSLAEAELPSRIAGPDMGNYYNNSSTAALIMKMKNGSGQYVKVDPVTEKLSLTASAAEASAFALYVLDYFAAAGHQEPEAGATRTAYSIKSLDNNKYLTIQNYFTAEEFLANTHRYFNILNGAPSGTSTERTFEIKASAEVPGWNERFYVDHYLNSGYYQIWSHLSTMRDDSNFSRYHVRMTGDSMQSSGIASENSAYKFYFEAITGRDELEISQEISGDDARLFWKAVNGDTNPANYKVNGTAAQAVYSEGMMQLFIPGLKSGIHKYTLEYNGGGYHTSAEVKVRIFNHPGILLTMDDLERMKSRVQAKQEPWYSDYMRMLNTVSYNVADSDYQNTVFPNVGRGGAPSDSGNIGYFEKGGNAA; this comes from the coding sequence ATGGCATTATCATCTCTTTTTACGGGATCAGCAAGGAAGGCAAGTGCGGCGGCGGAGGAGATTTTTCCGGCTGCAGAGGATGTCTTTGTATCCAACTTCAGCGGGCAGGGAAACAGCCTGGGAACGAGTCTGAATATAGCCAAGCTGATCTTTGGCAAATCGCGGCACGCATATCTGAAGTTTGATTTATCTTCAATTGATACCAGCAAATATGATATTGAAGAGATGAGCATGACGCTCAGCTTCAGGAAATCCCATTCGCCTAACGAGCTCATATTTACGGAATCTGAATCTGTCCTGCGGGATACCGGCGCCGAATGGACGGTAACCAATGTTACTTACAATAACCGCCCTCTTGAAATGCCCGGTTCCCCGGTCGTAACCCGGCAAGTGCTCTCCGGCGGCGAAGAGAATCTTAACGTTGACCTTTCCCCGATTTTCCGCAATGCACTCCGTAATGGGAGGAAAACGGTGACTCTTCACCTTACGACAGCGAAAGTGGAAGACAGCACGGTAAGCGCCAGCGAATTATATTCCTCCAGAAATACTTCCGGCCACCGGGGCCCATCCTTGACGGTTACACTCGGAGATCCGGCTGTCAACGACGGAGCAGACAGAACTTTGCTTCATGCGCTGATCGCCAAGGCCAACCAATTATTTGAAACCGATTACACGGAAGGAAGCTGGGCAGTGCTTCTATCAGCACTCCGGACTGCCAAGGAATTGAGTATGAATCCGGCAGCACAGTCTGAGATTGATCAAGCCGCCTTAACACTGCAGACTGCAATGAACAGCCTTGCGGAGGCGGAGCTCCCGTCCAGAATTGCCGGTCCTGACATGGGTAACTATTATAACAACAGCAGCACCGCTGCCCTGATTATGAAAATGAAAAACGGATCGGGCCAATATGTTAAGGTGGACCCGGTTACTGAAAAGCTGTCGCTTACGGCAAGCGCTGCCGAGGCATCTGCGTTCGCACTGTATGTGCTGGATTATTTTGCAGCTGCAGGTCATCAAGAACCGGAGGCGGGAGCGACCAGAACGGCTTATTCTATTAAATCGCTGGATAATAATAAATATCTGACGATTCAGAATTATTTTACGGCAGAAGAATTTCTGGCCAATACGCACCGCTATTTCAATATCTTAAACGGTGCACCAAGTGGCACCAGCACGGAGAGAACTTTCGAGATCAAGGCATCGGCGGAGGTCCCCGGCTGGAACGAGCGGTTCTATGTCGACCATTATTTGAATTCAGGATACTATCAGATCTGGTCACACTTATCCACGATGAGAGATGACAGCAACTTTAGCCGATATCATGTGAGGATGACCGGCGACTCGATGCAGAGCAGCGGAATCGCTTCGGAGAACAGCGCATACAAATTTTATTTCGAAGCCATCACAGGCAGGGATGAGCTGGAAATCAGCCAGGAGATTTCGGGAGATGATGCAAGGCTGTTCTGGAAAGCCGTGAACGGGGATACCAATCCGGCAAATTACAAGGTCAACGGCACGGCAGCTCAGGCAGTCTATTCCGAAGGCATGATGCAGCTGTTCATTCCCGGTTTAAAGTCCGGAATCCATAAATATACGCTGGAATATAACGGCGGCGGTTACCATACTTCGGCGGAGGTGAAGGTCCGGATCTTTAACCATCCCGGAATTTTGCTGACGATGGATGACCTGGAGAGAATGAAGAGCCGGGTGCAGGCCAAGCAGGAGCCTTGGTATTCAGATTACATGCGGATGCTTAACACCGTTTCCTATAATGTAGCTGATTCTGACTACCAGAACACCGTATTCCCAAATGTCGGTCGCGGCGGAGCCCCCTCGGATTCAGGCAATATCGGCTATTTTGAAAAAGGGGGCAATGCCGCCTAA
- a CDS encoding S-layer homology domain-containing protein codes for MFNPGASMTRAMFTRILANLEGIDHTSDKKSLYSDVPDGQWYTAAVNWAGASGIINGTGQGRFAPDERITREQMAVMLYNYAVSKGYKLPGITVVSFADNGDISPWAREAAARITAAGTLTGKPGGYFDPRSYATRAEAAALFARFIRAASSS; via the coding sequence ATGTTCAACCCCGGGGCATCCATGACGCGGGCGATGTTCACCCGGATACTTGCCAACCTGGAGGGGATAGATCACACCAGCGATAAGAAGTCACTGTATTCGGACGTGCCGGATGGACAGTGGTATACCGCAGCGGTGAATTGGGCAGGCGCTAGCGGAATTATTAACGGAACGGGGCAGGGAAGGTTCGCTCCGGATGAGCGGATTACGCGTGAGCAAATGGCGGTTATGCTGTACAATTACGCGGTAAGCAAAGGCTATAAGCTGCCGGGAATAACAGTTGTCTCTTTTGCCGATAACGGAGATATCAGTCCATGGGCCAGAGAAGCTGCAGCAAGAATAACGGCGGCAGGCACTCTGACCGGCAAGCCGGGCGGCTATTTTGATCCGCGAAGTTACGCCACCCGCGCAGAGGCTGCGGCATTGTTCGCAAGATTCATCCGCGCGGCAAGTTCAAGCTAA
- a CDS encoding response regulator transcription factor produces the protein MDTLCRILVVDDEMLVRQGIIHLLDWEGEGFHIAGEATNGREAFELIESQRPHIILTDIVMPVMDGEELIRLVKSMYPEIEVIVLSSFSEFEYVRATFQSGVADYILKPRLEAASLLSVLKKTAQRIPGLQHFDWRSGKRQSADYILDKLISGYPVEYDKAVLEELFPFPGFALLVAETGEDPGGISRKEEWLENSIHSLMQSSGSRFAIRLLSPLDGHVRLLFNLAEDGREALISLADQVFSAGIRAHMFQSLALSRNFTDLSDLHTVYSEDLMRLLDRRFFLPERCLLADSGEDGRPGPAFDQEAFGAELNRQEFDLAFGRLSAYVASMSGRRDTGVSGFKSFLCHSMFQIIGMLLHYHYEARSLDDSKYEYFRSIHEARHIGETEARLEQFLQDATECVMKNRGGTPALTKILQYIDEHYSRQLTLTEVAKEFHFNPSYLSNYFALHNKEGFNEYLNRVRINKACLLLKENPGLSISEIGSQVGYSDHSYFTRVFRKLMAISPSQYRKG, from the coding sequence ATGGACACATTATGCAGAATACTGGTGGTGGATGATGAAATGCTGGTGCGGCAGGGCATTATCCATCTGCTGGACTGGGAAGGGGAAGGCTTTCATATTGCCGGTGAGGCAACGAACGGCCGGGAAGCTTTTGAACTGATTGAGTCACAGCGGCCCCATATCATTCTTACGGATATTGTCATGCCCGTAATGGACGGGGAGGAGCTCATCCGGCTTGTAAAGAGCATGTATCCGGAGATTGAAGTCATCGTGCTCAGCAGCTTCAGTGAATTTGAATATGTGCGGGCGACCTTCCAGAGCGGAGTGGCCGATTATATCCTGAAGCCGAGGCTTGAGGCGGCGTCGCTGCTGTCAGTGCTGAAAAAGACGGCGCAGCGGATTCCCGGGCTGCAGCATTTTGACTGGAGAAGCGGCAAGCGGCAGTCTGCGGATTATATCCTGGATAAGCTGATCTCCGGTTATCCGGTAGAATACGACAAGGCCGTGCTGGAGGAACTGTTTCCGTTCCCGGGCTTCGCCCTGCTGGTTGCCGAGACAGGTGAAGATCCGGGGGGCATCAGCCGCAAAGAAGAGTGGCTGGAGAACAGCATCCACTCCCTGATGCAGAGCAGCGGCAGCCGGTTCGCCATTCGCCTGCTCTCACCGTTGGACGGGCATGTCCGGCTGCTGTTCAATCTCGCGGAAGACGGGCGGGAGGCATTGATTTCGCTGGCAGACCAGGTATTCTCAGCCGGAATCCGGGCCCATATGTTCCAGAGCCTTGCGCTCAGCAGGAACTTCACGGATCTGAGTGACCTGCATACCGTCTATTCCGAGGATCTGATGAGACTGCTGGACCGCCGGTTTTTCCTGCCGGAGCGCTGTCTGCTGGCGGATAGCGGTGAAGATGGGCGGCCCGGGCCGGCTTTTGACCAGGAGGCTTTCGGGGCGGAGCTGAACCGGCAGGAATTTGATCTCGCTTTTGGCCGCTTAAGCGCTTATGTCGCATCCATGTCCGGCCGCCGGGATACCGGAGTATCCGGGTTCAAATCGTTCCTGTGCCACAGCATGTTCCAGATCATCGGCATGCTGCTGCATTACCATTATGAAGCCCGTTCCCTGGATGACAGCAAGTATGAATACTTCCGTTCCATTCATGAGGCCCGCCATATCGGCGAGACGGAGGCGCGGCTTGAGCAGTTTTTACAGGATGCTACGGAATGTGTCATGAAGAACCGGGGAGGCACGCCTGCCCTAACCAAAATCCTGCAGTATATCGACGAGCATTATTCCCGCCAGCTGACGCTGACCGAGGTCGCCAAGGAGTTTCATTTTAATCCGTCCTATCTGTCCAACTATTTTGCCCTGCATAACAAAGAGGGCTTTAACGAATATTTAAACCGGGTACGGATCAACAAGGCCTGTCTGCTGCTAAAAGAAAACCCGGGTCTGTCGATTTCCGAGATCGGCAGCCAGGTCGGATACTCGGACCACAGCTATTTCACCAGAGTGTTCCGCAAGCTGATGGCAATCTCGCCCAGCCAGTACCGGAAAGGATAA
- a CDS encoding sensor histidine kinase has translation MEKWLGKLRDQSLFSKIFVVMVISIVLVTVLITGVTVQLSQQLFVQTFSITNSKIIDQIKSGLDNSHYTAVNTAINVGQSGVIRSFMTEKDGSSLANFKRYYSMRDQMDRIQSGIGAANVGLSILGGNGRSYTSDVTYWSGSSEQLKNNPITAAAQEQGGRLFYSFMDAGPLNSGNRYLVAAKALTAPGLAEPYGTLYMFTRESDFRKNYTSFTSRGNDVMFLDTAGRIVSSNRTEQTGSLSPDLLASAKHIALGNLASEELTIAGRDVIVLADYLPSYNFYIVNLIDKDRTIGTLLDKKALVLIGAAIAAVAVLVVYFLTKRLTKSLRTLVKKMSNVTKKNFHNYMSVTGTYETRQLSTAYNYMLKELNDYVAQLVETQKEQRNAELAALQQQINPHFLYNTLASVNILVQRGSKEQATETIHALISLLQNTISNVKETITVEEELVNLKHYIFINQVRNGNRVKVETFVSPDCMKDKVPKLILQPFIENAFFHAFNIKTSGYIYVTIMKDRDTLHCEVVDTGDGMDLDSKQDIPDSTSSRQLFSGIGIRNVHDRLMLLYGEPYGVSISSTPGQGTKVSIKIPC, from the coding sequence ATGGAGAAATGGCTTGGAAAGCTTAGAGACCAGAGCCTGTTCAGCAAAATTTTTGTAGTCATGGTGATCAGCATTGTGCTCGTGACCGTTCTGATTACCGGGGTAACCGTTCAGCTGTCACAGCAGCTGTTCGTACAGACCTTCAGCATCACCAACTCCAAGATTATTGACCAGATCAAGAGCGGATTGGATAATTCACATTACACAGCCGTCAATACCGCAATTAATGTCGGGCAGAGCGGGGTGATCCGCAGCTTTATGACGGAGAAGGACGGCAGCTCTCTGGCCAATTTCAAGCGGTATTACAGCATGCGTGACCAGATGGACCGCATTCAATCCGGTATCGGTGCGGCTAATGTCGGCCTGTCCATACTGGGGGGGAACGGAAGAAGCTATACCAGTGATGTGACCTACTGGTCCGGTTCCTCCGAGCAGCTGAAGAACAATCCGATTACAGCGGCTGCCCAGGAACAGGGAGGCAGGCTTTTTTACAGCTTTATGGATGCAGGCCCTTTGAATTCCGGGAACCGTTATCTGGTTGCGGCCAAGGCGCTGACTGCTCCGGGGCTGGCTGAGCCGTACGGTACGCTGTACATGTTCACGCGCGAAAGTGATTTCCGCAAGAACTATACCAGCTTTACCAGCCGGGGCAACGATGTCATGTTTCTGGATACGGCCGGACGGATCGTGTCGAGCAACCGGACAGAGCAGACCGGAAGTCTCTCTCCTGACCTGCTGGCAAGCGCGAAACATATCGCCCTGGGCAATCTCGCCAGTGAAGAGCTGACCATTGCCGGACGGGATGTCATTGTGCTGGCTGATTATCTGCCTTCATACAACTTTTATATCGTGAACCTGATTGACAAGGACAGGACGATCGGCACACTGCTGGATAAAAAGGCGCTTGTCCTCATCGGCGCCGCGATCGCTGCAGTAGCGGTACTGGTGGTCTATTTTCTGACGAAACGGCTGACGAAATCGCTGCGCACACTGGTCAAAAAAATGTCCAATGTGACCAAAAAGAACTTCCATAACTATATGTCAGTCACCGGTACCTATGAGACAAGGCAGCTGAGCACGGCATACAATTACATGTTAAAAGAGCTGAATGACTATGTCGCCCAGCTGGTAGAGACGCAGAAGGAGCAGCGCAACGCTGAACTGGCTGCGCTGCAGCAGCAGATCAACCCGCACTTTTTGTACAATACACTGGCATCGGTTAATATTCTGGTGCAGCGGGGCAGCAAAGAGCAGGCAACAGAGACCATTCATGCGCTTATCTCCCTGCTGCAGAACACCATCAGCAATGTGAAAGAGACGATTACGGTGGAAGAGGAACTGGTTAACCTGAAGCATTACATATTTATCAATCAGGTCAGGAACGGCAACCGTGTTAAGGTGGAGACCTTTGTATCACCGGACTGCATGAAGGACAAAGTGCCGAAGCTGATCCTTCAGCCCTTTATCGAGAATGCCTTCTTCCACGCCTTTAATATCAAAACCTCAGGCTACATCTATGTCACCATCATGAAGGACAGGGATACGCTGCACTGCGAGGTGGTGGATACGGGGGATGGTATGGACCTGGACAGCAAGCAAGACATCCCCGATTCCACAAGCAGCAGACAGCTGTTCAGCGGGATCGGAATCCGCAATGTCCATGACCGGCTGATGCTACTGTACGGCGAGCCGTACGGGGTGTCCATCTCCAGTACACCGGGGCAGGGCACGAAGGTTTCTATTAAAATTCCTTGCTGA
- a CDS encoding extracellular solute-binding protein: MKKKATALLLAGFLMLTACSSNANTNNQADTGSEGNAAGSQKITVWAWDKNFNIAAMNLAKDAYVADHPDAQIEVVEYAQDDIIQKMNTGLNSGTASGLPNIVLIEDYRAQSFLQTYPDSFQELGDAINASDFADYKLGPTSFDGKQYGVPFDSGVVGLYVRTDYLQEAGYTVDDLQDIDWQQYIEIGKAVKAKTGKDMLTQDPNDLGLIRMMIQSAGSWYLKEDGTTPDLKDNAVLKEAFESYKELMNANIVKINSDWSSFLAGFNSGDVASIPTGNWITPSVKSAADQSGKWAVVPFPKLKNAANSVHASNLGGSSWYVLNNEGKEAAVEFLGATLGSDVDLYQKLVTDVGVIGTYKPAAEGEAYGAADEFFGGQKVIADFAKWTAEIPNVNYGLHTYAIEDILKVEMQNYLNGTAVDKALSDAQSQAESQIQ; this comes from the coding sequence ATGAAGAAAAAAGCTACTGCACTTCTGCTCGCCGGATTTTTGATGCTGACAGCATGCTCCAGCAATGCCAATACGAATAACCAGGCGGATACCGGAAGCGAAGGAAATGCAGCCGGATCCCAGAAAATCACAGTTTGGGCTTGGGACAAAAACTTTAATATCGCAGCAATGAACCTCGCTAAGGACGCTTACGTGGCAGACCATCCGGATGCCCAAATCGAAGTTGTTGAATATGCACAGGATGACATCATCCAAAAGATGAATACAGGGCTTAACTCGGGAACAGCTTCGGGCCTGCCGAACATTGTGCTGATCGAAGATTACCGTGCCCAAAGCTTCCTGCAAACGTATCCGGATTCTTTCCAGGAGCTGGGAGATGCGATCAACGCGTCTGACTTTGCGGACTATAAGCTTGGACCCACCAGCTTTGACGGCAAGCAGTATGGCGTACCGTTCGACTCCGGTGTAGTAGGCCTGTATGTGCGTACAGATTATCTGCAGGAAGCCGGCTACACGGTTGACGATCTGCAGGACATCGACTGGCAGCAGTACATTGAGATCGGCAAAGCTGTCAAAGCCAAAACCGGCAAAGACATGCTGACCCAGGATCCTAACGATCTGGGGCTGATCCGGATGATGATCCAATCCGCAGGCTCCTGGTATCTGAAGGAAGACGGCACGACACCTGACTTGAAGGATAACGCAGTACTGAAGGAAGCGTTCGAAAGCTACAAAGAGCTGATGAATGCCAACATTGTTAAAATCAACTCCGACTGGAGCTCGTTCCTTGCAGGCTTCAACAGCGGCGACGTAGCCTCGATCCCTACAGGGAACTGGATCACACCTTCGGTAAAATCGGCTGCTGACCAGTCCGGCAAATGGGCGGTTGTACCGTTCCCGAAACTCAAAAATGCGGCAAACTCTGTACATGCCTCGAACCTCGGCGGCAGCTCCTGGTATGTGCTGAACAACGAAGGCAAAGAAGCAGCTGTTGAGTTCCTTGGCGCCACACTCGGCTCCGATGTGGATCTGTACCAGAAGCTTGTAACGGATGTAGGGGTTATTGGTACCTACAAACCGGCTGCTGAAGGCGAAGCTTACGGCGCTGCTGATGAATTCTTCGGCGGGCAAAAGGTTATCGCTGACTTTGCAAAATGGACAGCTGAAATTCCTAACGTAAACTACGGTCTGCACACTTACGCCATTGAGGACATTCTGAAAGTGGAAATGCAGAACTACCTGAACGGTACAGCAGTGGACAAAGCGCTCAGTGATGCACAGTCCCAGGCCGAGTCCCAAATCCAGTAA
- a CDS encoding sugar ABC transporter permease — MRAVNHTMRNRAKLTGWLFIAAAVLMICLFYFYPMIQALLLSFKTGAGANLQFDGLSNYKRLFSDKTFFTAVKNTFLFLIVQVPVMIVLAMIISVLLNDSKLRFKGFFRTAIFLPCVTSLVAYSVVFKYLFGNDGLVNLALMNMHILSEPIQWISHPVWAKVTIIIAITWRWTGYNMIFFLSSLQNIDNSIYEAAKIDGASGPRQFFSITVPLLKPIILFTSITSTIGTLQLFDEIMNITKGGPGNATLSISQYIYNLSFKYTPDFGYAATVSYSIVVMIIILSFLQIKLAGDDK, encoded by the coding sequence ATGAGAGCTGTGAACCATACAATGCGTAACCGCGCCAAGCTTACCGGCTGGCTGTTTATTGCCGCGGCCGTACTCATGATTTGTTTGTTTTATTTCTATCCGATGATTCAGGCTCTGCTGCTTTCATTCAAGACAGGCGCAGGGGCCAACCTTCAGTTTGACGGATTGAGCAACTATAAACGGCTGTTCAGCGATAAAACCTTTTTTACCGCCGTCAAGAACACCTTCCTGTTCCTGATTGTGCAGGTGCCGGTCATGATTGTCCTGGCGATGATTATTTCCGTGCTTTTGAATGACAGCAAGCTGCGCTTCAAAGGTTTTTTCCGTACTGCAATCTTTTTGCCCTGCGTAACCTCACTTGTAGCCTACTCGGTTGTTTTCAAATATTTGTTCGGCAATGACGGACTGGTCAATCTGGCTTTAATGAACATGCACATCCTGTCTGAACCGATCCAGTGGATTTCCCATCCCGTCTGGGCAAAGGTTACGATTATTATCGCCATTACCTGGCGCTGGACAGGATACAATATGATTTTCTTCCTCTCCTCACTGCAAAACATCGACAATTCGATTTATGAAGCTGCGAAGATCGACGGTGCATCGGGACCTAGACAATTTTTCTCGATTACTGTACCGCTGCTCAAGCCGATCATTCTGTTTACGTCGATTACTTCGACGATTGGAACCCTGCAGCTGTTCGATGAAATTATGAATATAACCAAGGGAGGTCCCGGTAACGCGACGCTCTCCATTTCACAATATATTTACAATCTTTCGTTCAAGTACACACCTGACTTCGGTTATGCGGCAACAGTGTCCTATTCCATCGTAGTCATGATTATTATTCTGTCTTTCCTTCAAATCAAATTGGCAGGTGATGATAAATAA
- a CDS encoding carbohydrate ABC transporter permease, giving the protein MKTFRRSFIYIFLSVVALISIFPFIWMIISATNLSVDVTQGRMLPGTHLFDNIRKLTEQINLVQALWNTLKIALTTTVLALVIASLAGYGFEIYRSKAKDIVFNLLLLSMMIPFAALMVPLYQMFSKLSATAPLIGVNTMAAVILPTFTTAFLIFFFRQSSKMFPKELLEAGRMDGLSELGLFFRIYMPTMKTTYSAAAIITFMSSWNNYLWPLIVLQTPEKRTIPLLISNLGSSYTPDFGVIMAAVVISTLPTALVFFLMQKQFVAGMVGSVK; this is encoded by the coding sequence ATGAAAACATTCCGCCGTTCCTTTATCTACATCTTCCTATCCGTTGTTGCGTTAATTTCGATCTTTCCGTTCATCTGGATGATTATCAGTGCTACGAACCTTTCCGTAGACGTTACCCAGGGAAGAATGCTTCCCGGTACCCATCTGTTCGATAACATCAGAAAATTGACGGAACAAATCAATCTGGTGCAGGCCCTCTGGAACACGCTGAAAATTGCTTTGACGACAACAGTGCTGGCTCTGGTGATTGCTTCACTCGCCGGTTACGGATTCGAAATTTACCGCAGTAAAGCGAAGGATATTGTCTTCAATCTGCTGCTGCTGTCGATGATGATTCCTTTTGCCGCGCTGATGGTTCCGCTTTACCAGATGTTCTCGAAGCTGTCGGCTACAGCCCCGCTTATTGGGGTTAACACGATGGCTGCGGTCATTCTGCCGACCTTTACAACGGCGTTTCTGATTTTCTTCTTCCGTCAGAGCTCCAAGATGTTCCCGAAAGAGCTGCTGGAAGCCGGACGGATGGACGGATTGTCAGAGCTGGGATTGTTTTTCCGGATTTATATGCCGACGATGAAAACAACCTATTCCGCTGCCGCTATTATTACCTTCATGTCCAGCTGGAATAACTACCTCTGGCCGCTGATTGTACTGCAGACCCCGGAGAAACGGACGATTCCTTTGCTGATCTCGAACCTTGGCTCCAGTTACACCCCGGATTTCGGTGTTATTATGGCTGCGGTTGTTATTTCCACACTGCCTACGGCGCTCGTCTTCTTCCTGATGCAGAAGCAGTTTGTCGCCGGTATGGTGGGTTCGGTAAAATAA